In Prunus dulcis chromosome 1, ALMONDv2, whole genome shotgun sequence, the following are encoded in one genomic region:
- the LOC117625930 gene encoding uncharacterized protein LOC117625930, producing the protein MATPSSSSSRARTRSSGPVLRSLSPSGRFYTASNASISSSASGFASSTSSSFSSPASAFFSHHKDHYYYNQQINHHHHHRSASPTRVNLYTSSAPSPSVRFSIDHRSISPNHSNRSITVSKKNGPISMPKKTCMCSPTSHPGSFRCSLHKNIGGGHNAAPYPTNRLNMRRSAMTNSLVRIGGVEGEWVKRALTALIRPCAHQQRRRAGFQPRPSRLSAMSTADK; encoded by the coding sequence ATGGCTACCCCATCGTCTTCATCATCGAGAGCGAGAACCAGGTCAAGCGGACCAGTTCTTCGCTCGCTCTCACCTTCCGGAAGGTTTTACACAGCCTCGAATGCCTCCATCTCATCTTCCGCTTCGGGCTTTGCTTCGTCCACAAGCTCTAGCTTTTCATCTCCGGCCTCCGCCTTCTTCAGCCACCACAAGGACCACTACTACTACAATCAGCAGAtcaaccaccaccatcaccaccgaTCCGCTTCCCCGACTCGTGTCAACCTGTACACCTCCTCCGCCCCTTCTCCATCCGTCCGCTTCTCCATCGACCACCGTTCGATCTCTCCGAACCACTCGAATCGATCCATCACCGTTTCGAAGAAAAATGGCCCGATCTCGATGCCTAAGAAGACCTGTATGTGCTCGCCGACGTCGCATCCGGGGTCGTTTCGCTGCAGCCTTCACAAGAACATCGGTGGAGGTCACAACGCAGCTCCATATCCGACGAACAGGCTGAACATGCGCAGATCTGCTATGACGAACTCGCTGGTTCGTATCGGTGGAGTCGAAGGTGAGTGGGTGAAGCGAGCCTTAACCGCTTTGATCCGCCCTTGCGCCCACCAGCAGAGGCGAAGAGCCGGCTTCCAGCCGAGGCCGAGCCGGCTCTCGGCCATGTCCACCGCCGACAAGTGA